A genomic region of Christiangramia sp. OXR-203 contains the following coding sequences:
- a CDS encoding MATE family efflux transporter, producing MASKPGNSVSFGNINKIAIPAIIAGIAEPLISLTDIAVIGNVEENSIEALAAAGIVGSFLSAIIWIVAQTKTAISATVSQHLGANRLHAVKTLIPQTILFNFLFSLVIYATTAIFAEAIFSAYNADGLILQYSESYYKIRALGYPLTLVTFAIFGVFRGLQNTLWAMKCSLTGAAVNIVLDYILVYGINGLVPAMHLEGAAYASLAAQATMLIMALWFYFRKTPFHLKLSLKINPQMKPLLLMAANLFIRTAALNFAIYLANAYATDYGKNYIAAQSILMNIWLFFSFFIDGYANAGNAIGGKLLGARDYKNLWELSKKISKYAVLIALILMGICFALYDQIGFLFNKEAPVLALFSSVFWIVLIMQPVNAIAFMFDGIFKGLGEAKYLRNVLLVATFLGFTPALLLADHFGLKLYAIWIAFFVWMLIRSSTLVIYFRRKYLHKEV from the coding sequence ATGGCCTCAAAACCGGGAAATTCTGTAAGTTTTGGTAATATTAATAAGATCGCGATCCCGGCGATCATAGCAGGTATCGCAGAACCTTTAATATCACTAACCGATATTGCAGTTATTGGAAATGTAGAAGAAAATTCCATAGAAGCCCTGGCCGCTGCAGGAATCGTAGGTTCTTTTCTTTCTGCCATCATCTGGATTGTAGCGCAAACCAAAACTGCGATCTCAGCAACCGTATCTCAGCATCTGGGAGCAAATCGCTTACATGCTGTCAAGACCCTTATTCCTCAAACTATCCTTTTTAATTTTCTGTTCAGCCTGGTGATTTATGCTACTACAGCGATCTTTGCTGAAGCGATCTTCAGCGCGTATAATGCTGATGGTCTAATTCTGCAGTATTCTGAAAGCTATTATAAGATCAGGGCACTGGGATATCCCCTAACACTGGTAACCTTCGCGATCTTCGGCGTTTTTAGAGGTTTACAGAACACCCTTTGGGCAATGAAATGCAGTCTAACCGGAGCAGCGGTGAATATAGTTCTGGACTATATTCTGGTTTATGGAATAAACGGGCTTGTACCGGCAATGCATCTTGAAGGTGCAGCGTATGCCAGTCTTGCTGCGCAGGCGACTATGCTTATCATGGCACTCTGGTTCTACTTCAGGAAAACCCCATTTCATTTGAAGTTAAGTCTAAAGATCAATCCGCAGATGAAACCCTTATTGCTTATGGCAGCAAACCTGTTCATAAGAACTGCTGCTCTTAATTTTGCCATCTATCTGGCAAACGCTTACGCGACAGATTATGGTAAGAACTATATAGCGGCGCAGAGCATTCTTATGAACATCTGGCTGTTCTTCAGCTTTTTTATAGATGGATATGCCAATGCTGGAAACGCGATCGGAGGAAAATTACTGGGCGCCAGAGATTATAAGAATTTATGGGAACTGAGTAAAAAAATAAGTAAGTATGCCGTACTTATAGCGCTCATTCTAATGGGAATTTGCTTTGCATTATATGATCAAATTGGCTTTTTATTCAATAAAGAAGCACCTGTACTCGCATTATTCTCTTCAGTTTTCTGGATAGTTTTGATCATGCAGCCCGTAAATGCAATTGCTTTTATGTTCGACGGAATCTTTAAAGGACTGGGAGAAGCAAAATATTTGCGAAATGTCTTACTGGTTGCAACTTTCCTTGGCTTCACTCCTGCACTTCTGCTCGCAGATCATTTTGGACTGAAACTCTATGCGATCTGGATCGCGTTCTTTGTATGGATGCTCATTCGAAGCAGTACTTTAGTTATATATTTCCGAAGAAAATATCTTCACAAAGAAGTCTAA
- a CDS encoding enoyl-CoA hydratase/isomerase family protein, producing the protein MSTNRENGSLITNIDQKIATLEFGHPASNSFPSVLLKRLEDEIHSLSENKDVAVIILKSEGEKAFCAGASFDELINIDNLEDGKKFFSGFAGVINAMRVCKKLIVGRIHGKTVGGGVGLAAACDYAFATEAASIKLSELSIGIGPFVIAPAVERKMGTAALAELTLAAHEWKNAYWAKEKGLFARVFESTKDMDKEISLFTEKLASYNPQALTEMKQILWKDTDHWPQLLEERAAVSGELVLSDFTKNALSKFRK; encoded by the coding sequence ATGAGTACCAACCGCGAGAACGGAAGTTTAATTACCAATATAGACCAGAAGATAGCAACACTGGAATTTGGCCACCCGGCCAGTAATTCTTTTCCGTCGGTTCTTCTGAAAAGACTGGAAGATGAGATTCACAGCCTTTCCGAAAATAAGGATGTAGCCGTGATCATTCTAAAATCTGAAGGTGAAAAAGCTTTTTGTGCCGGTGCATCTTTTGATGAACTTATCAATATCGATAATCTTGAAGATGGCAAGAAATTCTTTTCAGGTTTTGCAGGAGTAATTAATGCTATGAGAGTATGTAAAAAACTAATTGTAGGAAGAATTCATGGTAAAACAGTTGGTGGTGGTGTTGGACTTGCCGCTGCCTGTGATTATGCATTCGCTACGGAAGCTGCTTCGATTAAACTTTCAGAATTGAGTATTGGAATTGGTCCTTTTGTGATCGCTCCGGCAGTAGAAAGAAAAATGGGTACCGCTGCTTTGGCAGAACTCACTCTGGCTGCTCATGAATGGAAGAATGCATATTGGGCTAAAGAAAAAGGTTTATTCGCCCGTGTTTTTGAATCTACTAAAGACATGGATAAGGAAATATCACTATTTACTGAAAAGCTTGCTTCTTATAATCCTCAGGCACTTACTGAAATGAAACAGATCCTCTGGAAAGATACCGACCACTGGCCGCAACTTCTGGAAGAAAGAGCGGCTGTTTCTGGAGAACTGGTGCTTTCAGATTTTACAAAAAATGCGCTTTCAAAATTTAGAAAATAG